TTTGTCAATTTAACAACACATTCACgcacattctaaaataaatagttgTTTTAGAAGTACAGGGGTACTTGTtccccaggggcagggagccGGGACCAGCCTGAGGCCAGTGAGGGTGTGAGGGGAGCCCAGGGGACCACAGACGTAGGGGGGACATTGGAAcatcttttctgttattttgcaAGTTctagaagaataaaaagattccTTCTGGCCCAACTGTTTGCCAGAAGGGTAAACGGAGACTGCAGATGGGTCTGAGCAGCACAGGTCACCTGCGGGCAGGTGGACCCTGCCCTCCAGCATTATTCCTCACACCTGAGGCCAGGAGCCTCAGTACCTGCCCAGGGACCCagggagcaaataaataaacaataaatacacataaataggAGGGGCCCTCTTTGGCAAGACCCCCAATGTCCAGTCTGGGGGGCAACCACGCCCCCCAACACAGGTGAATGCAGCGTGGGGCCAGGTCACTACGTGGACCTGGGCAGGACACAGGTGCAACCGATGGGTACACGGATGAACTCGGCGTGGAAGGAGAAGGCCCCTGGCGTGGGCAGCCCCGTGGTGTCCCTGGAGCAGGGCCGGCGGCGGAGCACCAGCAGGCTCTGCAGCAGCGGCACCGAGTTGAGGGCAGCCGTCTCCCGGCCCGTCCTGGCGCTGATACAGCCCCTGCACAGACACTCGGCGAAGGCCAGCTTCTGCGGGTAGCGGCTCTCGTCCGTGTCCACACTGTGGGGACAGACCGCGTGAGGCCCCTGTCTGCAGCCCTGTCTGGCCCACGAGCCAAGGAAGTCAGGCAGTGGGGCCGGCAGCAGGGGTGAGGCTCATCGGGggccccccctgccctcccagaaCGGCCCTTGcccaacccccagcccagcccacctgccccagggaccctgggaaCAGAGCCACGCTGACATCCTGCGGATACCAGCAGCGAGGAGGAGCTCATGTGATgggaccccccctccccacctgtggGTGACCCTTCGTCTAGCAGGTGAAGACGTGGGGGCTCAGGGGAGGAGCTGGCCCGATGCTGTGGAGCAGGTGCCCCAGTACCACGCACGGGGGCCCGCAGCCCTCACCGGTATCTCCAGGGGGAGATGGAGCGCTGGTGGATGTCAGCTTCCAGGACCTCCTCAGGCTGCAGCACTGGGCACTGCGCCCCAGCGGGGGGACCGTCCTGCTCCCTGCCTCGGCCCCCTGCCTCCAGGCTGGACACCAGGGCCACGGGCAAAGCCTGCTCCCACTTGGCAGCTCGAGCCAGCAGATGTGGCGGGGCTTGACCCCGGGGAAGCTCCTCGGCCGAGTAGCAGCGTGGGGTCCCGTGGGTGTGGAGGCCCCTCCAGAGCTGGGGGCCGTGGCGGGCCAGGCTGGCGGGCAGCCAGAACAGAAGCAAGAGGCGGGGGAGGAGCTGGTGGACAGGCATTGAGCGGTCAGGTCAGGGGGCACACGGGGAAGggggcagcccctgccctcccagctTGCCCTGGTTACTGTGCAAAGATGGGTTGTGCCCCTTCCTCTAAAGTTGGggatactgaggcccagagggagactgGGTCCTCAGCCCACGCTCCCCAAagccccagggctcctgggtcccCTTCCCAGATTTGGGGCTTCTTGGGCCCTGTGCCAACATCCTCTGCTGAGGGGCAGGAGGGccacctggggtgggggcagggggcagggggagaggcagcgGCTCACCATCGCAGCGGCGGCGCTGGGCTGGCAGAGGCAGGTGCACCTGGAGGCTGTGGACCTGGAGGCTGCTGGCTCCTGGCGCCCTTTATACCTCCAGCCACACCTGGGGAAAATCCGGGACAGCTTCCTCCTCGGGAAGTGCACGGCTGcgcttcctccttccctccccgtgggtccccactgtcccctcctccccactcaggGCCACCGTGCCCACCCCCACTCTTCCTGGCCCTCCCCCGCCCAGAGGGACCCTTGCCTGGGCTGAGCACCTGCGAATGGAGCGTGGACACTGGCAGCTTGTTTGGGCTGGGAGGTTTCTGCTGCGTGGAGCTGTGAGCTGGGGCAGCTAGGGCAgctcccatccccacccagcGTGGACTCGAGGGCCGGCTCCCCAGGTGTGGACATGAGGTTGGTCCCGGTTTTTATCTAAGATGGTCCAGGAGGAGCACCTGTGTCTGCCTCCTGCtgcaccgggggggggggggggggggtgtccagaGAGGCTCTGGAGGCAGAGGACCAGCCAGCGTCTTCAGATCTGGGTTGGGTTTCTAGATTTACTCAACAAAACCTCTCCTAGGAGCCAGAGATGGGGCGAGAATGCCTTGGAAACTTTCAAGTGGCTGCACCTCGAGAAGCTGGATTTGAGGAGCCCCTTCTCGGAGCTGTGGGGGCCATGGGGGGCCGGGGCCAGGCACCTTGGTTATCCTTAAAGGGACAGTTGGAGGCGAGACTGTGAAGCTTTGGGTGCCACTCCCTGGGTCCCCCGGCCACCCCTAAGACCCTGTGTGTCCGGGTGTCTCCTATCAGAGTCTCAAGTATCCCTCAGCTGAGGAGGGCCTGAGGGCAGGGGACTGGCCAGGAGAGGCACCATCCAGGGACATGAAGATATCCTGGAGCGGGGCTCTCCCGGGTGCGCCTCTGGGCAGGGACCCGCCCTCCTGGTCCTTACAGGAGTCTGCACCTGCAGGCAGGCTGTCCTGTGCCCCTCTCccgggggcagggcagggctagGGGGAATGCTCCTTCCCGGAAGATGGGTGGATAGCTGCTTGAGTGCCCAGGGCTGCTCCTTCCTATGATGCCCCTGCCCATGGTCATCAGCCCTCGCTTGCATACCTCTTGCAATGGGGAGCTCACCACACCATGCATGAGTTTGGtagggctgctctaacaaagCACCACCCACCGAGGGCTTAGGACGCAGATGTGTTCAttgttctggaggccagagtctCCAATCAAATAGTTGGCAGGGTCAATTCCTTCTGGGGTCTCTGAGGGATCCTCCTGTTCCCacctctcctagcttctggggACTGCTGGCAATTCTCAGTCCCTTGTGGCCACACTGCCTCGTCTTCACGTGGCCTCTCCTGTGGGTCTGTCTTCTCAGGACACCCACCTCATTCAAAGTGATCTCATTTCAAGCTCTTTACCTCATGACATCTGCCAAGACCCTTCACTCGTCAGAGGGACCAGGTCTAGGACTTGAATGTATTTTGGGGGGTACATGGTTGGGCCCAGGACCCCCATGCAGTGCATTGTGGGGCATGCTGGCTCAGGCTAGCTCTTGAGAGGACCCTTCTGGGGCCTAGCTGACAGCTGCCTCCCTGCAGGGGTGCTGGGTCCTGGGGGAGCTCCAGTCCCTCCTGTGTCCACCCCGAGGCAGCGTGAGCCCCCAGAGGGCTGGGGTGGTGGTATGGTGGAGACTCCACCGCTGCAGCACAGAGCAGTGCTTGGCGCCCAGTGTTCCATGAACACAGTGGAACGAAGGGAAGGGTGATGAGTGGGCTGCCCAGGGAGGAAGATGGGGCCCTGGTCTGGAGGCTGAGGGAGGGACACCAGCTGTGCAGTGTGGTCTGGCCTTCCTTCAGGCGGGAGGCCGGGGTGtctggccacacacacacacacacacacacacacacacacacagaggcatcatttatgaaatgaaaaggcTGTAAAATGGTCACTCCTGCCACGGCTGCCAGGGTTGTTCCCCTCCTGCGGGGGCCCAGCTGGACACACAGGGCAAGCGCGGCCCCAGCCTTGCCCCTGCCCACACCAGCTCCCCacggaggtgggggtgggtttCTGAATTTTCTGGGGTTTATCAGAACAGCCCAGCAGGTGGGTGCCACGCTTGGCAGAGGGACTCTGGGACCAGGCTGCACCACCACTCTGCTTCACGGCACCATGGGCGCGAGCCAGGCCCTGGGCGAGTCAGGGGACCAGGGGCAGGGCCCGGGGGTCGGGGTTCTGGCCGGCCAGCGCGGAGGCCGGAAGGATGCAGGGCGGGGGCCCTGGCGGCACCTCATTCCTGCGGGTGGCTGAGGCAAGCACAGAAGTCCCGGGTTGGGCAAGACTGGAAAGGCGCCCTCAGAGGAAGGCTGGAGGGAGTCCCTGAGGCGGTGTCCCCAGGGCCCCGCCCCCTAACCATGCCCCTCTCACCACAGGCCTCCTTCGGGCTgaagccccagcccctcctgctgTGTGAGGCTGCAGGCTGGCCCTAGAGGGCCAGTGACCACTGCTACTTGCGGGGGATCTggcgggggctgctggggggagCCCCTGGGGGAAACTTCTGGGGGGttgctgggggaggtggggagggaactgctgggggggagctggggggctgctggggggcctCTGGGGAAGCTGGGGCAGCCTCTGGGGGGAGCCCCTGAGGGGGGCGGGCAGCTGGCCTCAtgggggctgcgggggccggAGGAGGCTCAGGCGCAGTGGGAGGCAGTGCAGGTACTACCATGAATGACCAGAGAAACCCACAGAAAAGTAACTTTCACCAAATGAGCCACCGCATTAGCCTGATGCGTTCACTCATAATGGAGATTGTATCTCGCATTTGAGTTgacaaaaattacaaattaaaaaatataacttttttttaatgcactcaAAAGAGGAGGATGGAGGCTGTGGTGGCCACTGAGGCTTTGCCTGGGGAGGACAGGCTGGGGGGCATCAACAGGagcagggtggtcagggaaggagTGTGGGAGGGCCCAGGCATATGCTGCGCTGGGGGCCCAAGGGGAACACAGGCCTGGCCAGGACTGTCAAGAGTTCCAGGAACAGGAAACCGGGAACCGGGAGTGCaaaggctctggggtgggggcaaTGGCAAGcaggtgggggtagggtgggtcGACATGTGTCACGTGGCAGGGCTGCCCTGGCTGTGGCAACTGTACCTGGGCACAGGAATAGAGGGCTGTCTAGCGGAGGGACAGGCCCTCAATTATCCCCACTATTTGCATGTTAACCTGCAGCCAGGATCTCAGCCAGTGAGTTCCCGAGGATCCATTACCTCACAGAGACCTTCCTTATTCCAGATGCCTGGCCCAGAATGTTCTTTTCAGCAgactgggtgggggcagggctggtTCTGACTATGGCCCTTGCCCCTTCCTGGACAGGCACCTCCTGAGTCTGGCCCAGAGGAGCCCTGAGTCCAGATGGCAAGTGCAAAGCTGCTAGCCTCAAGCAGCCTGGGGTTGAGGGGACCAGGGCTGTGGCTCCAGCCTCTGTATCAGAGGCCAGTGCCAGGTCAGCGGGTCAAGGAGAGCCGAGCACAGGCAGCTCTGTGGTGGGCTCCCCACTTTAGAGAGGCCGTCACTGCCCAGCTGGGCATAGAGCACCTAAGGACAGATTTGCCCCCCACACATCCTGGCTTCTGGCTTGGTGTCCTCGAAGGCCACCCACTTGGGAGCATGGGAGTTCCCTTTATACCTGGCCGACACGATGGCAAACCAGATAAGCCATGAGAAACTGCTGAAACACGTGATTAACTATGATGGAGGCATGACGTGAACGTGACACAGAGCACTGTCTACCCAGGAAGCCCGGCAGCACATTGGTCCCCCAGCCTGGGGGCAGAGGCCCAAGTGCATCCGTGAGCCAGATGGAGCTCAGCAGGTCacagaggcaggggagaagccCCCAGCCTGGGAGCAGCAGCATGGGCTCCGCGGGGTTTGCATGCCAGCACTTACGGACTGTTTTAAAGCAATCTGAAGGCAGAAAGGCCCTGGGTCTGCTGCCTGCAGACACTGTGGGGTGCTCTGAGGCCTTGCTGCTACTCTGCGAGCTCCATCCCCCAAGCAGGGGCTGCAGTAGCAGGGCAGCCCGCATGGCCCTCCCCATGGTGGACCCTACAGCACTGAGTGCCCAACACCTTTGGGGGGGCGGCAGGGTTGGGGGCAGAGCCCCTGTGCTAGATGCACCAAGGGTATCTCACTGGGGCCTCCCAGGGGCCACATGGGCAtcgtggtggaggtgggggcccAGGCCCAAGGAATCATCACCACCAGCACAAGACGGCTGTTtatcaaaatactttattttaggAGACCCCTCAAAAAAAGACCCTCCACATTAGACAGATGCCCAACAACaccctcagccttttttttttttttggtcttttctgtatttttttttcctttttaaatcaaCTAAAACAATCTGATGcttaaaataaaagacaggaaataTTTCCCAATCGGACTTCAGTCaagaatatatatctatttttttttgacCCTGGGgtagggcaggggtggggaggaggctgctCAGGAGCATGTGGCACTCCCGGCCGGGAAGGAGCACGTGCGGAGGACAGGACTCGGGGCAGACTGGCTGGCAGAGGGTAGGAAAGAGCACGGGCAGGCGGAACTGGACGCCTGGGACCCATCATTTACATAAAACAGGTGCCGTGTCCTGGCTCCTGCCgccggcctgcctgcctgcctgtctgtctggcGGGACTTCTGCTCTGGGATGGGGCTGCTTCAGTCTGGTCTGGTCAGGAGAAGACCAGGATTCAGCATCATCTTCATCACATGTGGCTTCTTTTCCAgctgagaaactttttttttcttttttaatttttaaaaagaatcacagCCAAAATGAGACATTAACTTCAAAATCCAAGACGGCTGTGCTCACGCTAGTTATAAAAACACAAGAGTCTCTCACTGTGGCAGGGGCCGAGCCCACGGGGCCCCTACACTTTCCCGGGGATCTTGGCCCGCTTGCGCGCAATGGCGTCCTCCACGGCTTTGAGCTGCTTCAGGAGCTCCTCCCGCCGAGACAGCGTGCTGGCCTTCCCTGATTTGGTGCCGGTGGAGACGGTGCCGGCGGTGCCGGCATCAGGGGCTTTGCCAGGAACACTTGTGACCTTACTGGAGCTCTTGGACTGGGGTGACAACTGGCGCTTCctgcagtggggggaggggggccgtcAGAGGGTCTGTTGGAGCCTCCCATTGGGTAAGGACCCAGGGCCCTGGTGCTTGGTGGTCTGGCCTGGCCGCAGGGAGGTGTGCTTTCCTCCCACCTCAGTGGTGGAGAGTGAAGAGTGACGGGGGCCTCGCTGACCCACCCCTCCTGCTTCTGGTGCTTCTCTGTGGCCTCCCCCTGCGGTGGGGAGAAACCCCATGCTGCTGACTCAGGAGGAGCCCTAAGGGCCGGGGCGTGTGGGGGGCTATACCCATCTGGACCATGCCCTCGAGCAGTGGGATGGCAAGGGCGGGCCTCACAGCTGACCTCCTGTGACAAAGAAGTCTGCCCTGTTTCCAAGGCTGACTGGGAAGGCAGTAGAAGCTGGGAGCTCTAGAAAGCGTCATGCCTAGGCCCCTCATTCTGGGACCTGCTCCAGGGCAGGGAAGCTATGGGTGGCCCACCCTGAGGCAATGGCACCCATGTGGTCTGCCCAggggaaggtggtggtggtggtggggggggggcggggcggtggTGCACTCACCGGTCCGGTGGGGCCACAGGCACCTTAGAATTCTGGCCTCTCTGCCGCTCTGGTTTTGGGGAGCCAAGTCTCCCACCTGACTTCCGGTCCCGAGAACCTGGATGACACAGGATGAGGTAAGAACACAGGCCCCACCCACAGCGGGCTGGTGTGCACGGACAGGGTTGGGGCGGCCTGGCCGGGTGCCCAAGACACCATCCCGGTGTCACGGTGGCTCAGTACCACCTGCTTGCTCtcacaggaagaggcagaaggcagagccaGTCAGAAACAAGGGACAGGGTAGTGCTGGTCACGTCAGAGAGTGAAAAGCCCAAGAGCCCACAGAGGCCGAGGTGAGGGCAGGCCACCAAGCTGCCACTTATCAAACACTAAGACACTCATCGTTCATGCCTTTGAACTGAGAACAAACAGGCGGAACAAAGAAGTGAAACCAGGAAGTCGGGGTAGTTCACACCGCTGTCCAGTGAGCATGGGGGCCCGTGTGAGGGCGATGGGGGTGTCAGTGCCTAGGTGGGCATATCAGGGACCTGGGCTCGCTGGCACAGGCCAGGGGtgccccctcctgctcctgtcAGGCCTCTCTGCCCCCTTTTAGGGAGGAATGATGGCTGTGTGCTAGCGATTGACACCACCTGGCAAATGACTGGAGTTGGACTTTTGGTGTAGCCACGCTGAGCCCCTTGCTGCCCTCTGCATGCCCCCCAAGTCCACGCACCCTGTGCTATCACAGAGAGGAGGATGAACCACCTTCTGGCAGCCAGACagtggaaatattaaaaaaacaatgacagTCTTAacttttgttcatttgaaatgtggttatttttataaaaaaagttaCTTGTGTTAAAATACAGTAACTTTGTTACTATTATTCTCACATCAATAATTCTAACACCTTACCCCAGTAACTACACAAGTGGAAGTGCCCCAGGGCCCAGAGCTCTCCAGAGCCTGTGGGGTCCCAGCCCCTCCACCCTCCTGGTCCTGTGACCGCTGGAGACTCACCTCGGTCTGGGGATAAGTTAGCTCGCTTGGCCGGAGGGCTTTGCCGGTCTTTGTCTGATGGTTCATAGCGCTTCCTGCTCCCTTTATCAGCCGCCTGGAACCGAGGTGGGAGCACAGTGAGGATGGCGGGCTGAGCTGTTGGCCAAGGTGGTGACagtctctgtccccccacccccaccctggtcCTCCTCTGGGTGTTCTTGGAGCCCCATGGGAAGCAAGTCCCGGGCTTTCGGGCCTTCATTCTCTGCAGCAAAAGTGCCTGCAGAGACACTGTTCCCTGAGGCCATCAGCCCCATTTGAGACCCCAGGGGACGTCAGCTCACATAAGCCAGGTCACATGAAAGGCACCCTAGGAGAGCACCCACCACCCTGGGATGTTCTCATCTCGTAGAACATGCTATTGGGCTTGGTCACCTGACACCCATGGA
This window of the Canis lupus dingo isolate Sandy chromosome 5, ASM325472v2, whole genome shotgun sequence genome carries:
- the IL17C gene encoding interleukin-17C; translated protein: MPVHQLLPRLLLLFWLPASLARHGPQLWRGLHTHGTPRCYSAEELPRGQAPPHLLARAAKWEQALPVALVSSLEAGGRGREQDGPPAGAQCPVLQPEEVLEADIHQRSISPWRYRVDTDESRYPQKLAFAECLCRGCISARTGRETAALNSVPLLQSLLVLRRRPCSRDTTGLPTPGAFSFHAEFIRVPIGCTCVLPRST